From the Manis javanica isolate MJ-LG chromosome 13, MJ_LKY, whole genome shotgun sequence genome, one window contains:
- the LOC140845776 gene encoding uncharacterized protein codes for MPPQPCARRRWLGAGKEAEGAAVLPAPRPAGAVSPAGPRRGPPAAARAQNSPGAALPRGRGYSRTAAGGLWALGSGWKEGPAGGSVLGRRPPLQFRLRKQRSSEAQGCRGEWEPRAPRREGPEPRAGCSPSPHPCVPRCSRKVPPPACRTRIRPAAPTRLRSPRGPRCAPPAPRRHSGTTRPRTPAQGSAETGTPPAAPRAPRPAQPRGRGQRGGSWPPAGVGEARGESRAALGCRPAIGAPSPAPRVPTRPPFPVRRAPLPAPRPAHAGTRPGPPGAGPELSHLPPGPRGLAGAAGERRPGGGRGPAGSLHGALQRLAGACRPPFPSALRTDAPWRGPWGRRAEEGGDGGRRDASRGGWRNPGPPSARPLASPTRCEGPLLQATGPRRHSPPSREPRRLAPASPRSGASWAPGYSLGSPWGGLGLTLRGVGGGGTEEKPHFTLQSPPPVGSFLSPRWPAEAPLRGAKPRSPRLEDPVSRPPWPSVSSNIAPQERQAIRRGSRQGPDSAFTREELPSGV; via the exons ATGCCTCCCCAGCCCTGCGCCCGGAG ACGGTGGCTCGGCGCAGGGAAGGAGGCGGAGGGGGCGGCTGTCCTGCCCGCTCCCCGTCCCGCTGGCGCCGTCTCGCCGGCCGGGCCCCGCCGTGGGCCCCCCGCAGCCGCCCGTGCTCAAAACTCCCCGGGCGCAGCCCTCCCGCGGGGCCGCGGCTACAGCCGCACAGCCGCCGGcgggctctgggctctgggctcgGGCTGGAAGGAGGGGCCCGCGGGGGGCTCAGTGCTGGGGAGGCGACCCCCCCTGCAGTTCAGGCTCCGCAAGCAGCGAAG CTCCGAGGCTCAGGGGTGCAGAGGTGAGTGGGAGCCCCGGGCTCCACGGAGAGAGGGCCCAGAGCCCCGAGCAGGGTGTTCCCCGTCCCCGCACCCCTGCGTCCCGCGCTGCTCCCGGAAGGTGCCGCCTCCCGCCTGCCGCACGCGCATCAGGCCCGCCGCCCCCACCCGCCTCCGGAGCCCGCGTGGGCCGCGCTGCGCTCCGCCAGCTCCGAGGCGCCACTCCGGGACCACAAGGCCAAGGACACCAGCCCAGGGCTCCGCGGAAACAGGGACCCCTCCAGCCGCACCCCGAGCACCCCGCCCTGCCCAGCCCCGAGGGAGGGGGCAGCGGGGTGGCAGCTGGCCCCCTGCCGGCGTCGGGGAGGCCCGTGGGGAGTCCCGGGCGGCCCTCGGGTGCCGTCCGGCCATCGgcgcccccagccctgccccccgCGTCCCCACCCGGCCGCCCTTCCCCGTCCGAAGGGCCCCGCTCCCCGCGCCTCGCCCTGCGCACGCAGGAACTCGCCCCGGGCCGCCGGGAGCGGGGCCCGAGCTCTCCCACCTGCCTCCCGGCCCCCGGGGTCTGGCAGGGGCGGCTGGGGAACGCAGGCCCGGCGGCGGACGGGGCCCCGCGGGGTCCCTGCACGGGGCCCTTCAGCGCCTCGCGGGCGCCTGCAGACCCCCCTTCCCCTCCGCCCTCCGCACCGACGCACCGTGGCGGGGGCCGTGGGGGCGCAGGGCCGAGGAGGGAGGGGACGGAGGGCGGAGAGACGCTTCCCGGGGTGGGTGGAGGAACCCAGGCCCCCCCAGCGCACGGCCTTTGGCTTCTCCGACCCGCTGCGAGGGGCCCCTGCTGCAGGCGACGGGCCCGCGGAGACACAGTCCACCCTCCAGGGAGCCCCGCCGCCTGGCCCCTGCTTCTCCGCGCTCGGGGGCCTCCTGGGCGCCTGGCTATTCGCTGGGCAGCCCCTGGGGGGGTCTGGGTCTGACCCTGAGGGGCGTGGGTGGTGGAGGGACCGAGGAGAAGCCCCACTTCACCCTCCAGTCCCCCCCCCCCGTGGGCAGCTTTCTCAGCCCCCGCTGGCCTGCGGAGGCCCCGCTCAGGGGGGCCAAGCCGCGAAGTCCCCGCTTGGAGGATCCCGTTTCCCGACCGCCCTGGCCCAGCGTCAGTAGCAACATCGCCCCGCAGGAGCGGCAGGCCATTCGCCGCGGGAGCCGCCAGGGCCCCGACAGCGCGTTCACACGCGAAGAGCTCCCTTCTGGGGTGTAA